The Candidatus Binatia bacterium genome contains a region encoding:
- a CDS encoding glycoside hydrolase family 44 protein, with amino-acid sequence MQFRSFLGAAAALLCAGILDVTPARAQNAAVTVSIDAGASRHAIDPRIYGVAFGTAAQLTELNCPLNRSGGNNTSRYNWQLNADNRAADWYFESLAYSSATPGEVGDTFISTSRSGGAEPMLTIPMIEYVATLGASRSRKASFSIAKYGHQQGNDSQWYPDAGNGVHTDGSYVTGNNPLDANLPNSTTLEQGWIQHLVQAWGAATSGGLRYYLLDNEPSIWFSTHRDVRPDGESMDALKSKTIGYATVIKNVDPGATVVGPEEWGWSGYFYSGLDQQYGAAHNWQQPYPDRSSHGNQDYLPWYLDQMRSASASAGRRLLDVFSVHYYPQGGEFGSDTSTSMQQLRNRSTRSLWDPAYVDQSWISDKVMLIPRLKNWVASYYPGTATAITEYNWGAESHMNGATTQADILGIFGREGLDLATRWTTPDATTPVFKAMKMYRNYDGNRGTFGDTSIAATSTANADNLSVFAAQRSSDHALTVMIVSKVLSGSTPVTVNLANFTPQASASSWRLASGTISGPTTIAVSGSSVQASVQAQSVTLLVLAASSTSNAPPTAAMTATPTSGNAPLAVSFNASASSDSDGSIAAYAWSFGDGSTASGVTASHTYTSAGTFTATLTVTDNLGATGHATSTINVSPDPTVLNAPSGLTATAASGIVRLAWTDNSSNESGFSIERATSSRGPFGRIAQVAANVTTFQQSASRGTYYYRVQAYSTATGKVSAYSNTASVRVK; translated from the coding sequence ATGCAGTTTCGTTCGTTCCTCGGCGCCGCCGCCGCGCTGCTCTGCGCCGGCATACTCGACGTCACGCCGGCTCGCGCCCAGAACGCCGCCGTCACCGTCAGCATCGACGCCGGGGCGTCGCGCCATGCGATCGACCCGCGCATCTACGGCGTCGCCTTCGGCACCGCCGCCCAGCTCACAGAGCTCAACTGTCCCCTCAACCGCAGCGGCGGCAACAACACGAGCCGCTACAACTGGCAGCTCAACGCCGACAACCGCGCGGCCGACTGGTACTTCGAGAGCCTGGCCTACTCGAGCGCCACCCCGGGCGAGGTCGGCGACACGTTCATCTCGACCAGCCGCTCCGGCGGCGCCGAGCCGATGCTGACGATCCCGATGATCGAGTACGTCGCGACCCTCGGCGCGTCACGCTCGCGCAAGGCCAGTTTTTCGATCGCGAAGTACGGGCACCAGCAGGGCAACGATTCCCAGTGGTACCCGGATGCCGGAAACGGGGTGCACACCGACGGCAGCTACGTCACGGGCAACAACCCGCTCGACGCGAACCTGCCCAACAGCACGACCCTCGAGCAGGGATGGATCCAGCATCTCGTCCAGGCGTGGGGCGCGGCCACGAGCGGCGGCCTGCGCTACTACCTCCTCGACAACGAGCCGAGCATCTGGTTCTCCACCCACCGCGACGTGCGCCCCGACGGTGAGTCGATGGACGCGCTGAAATCCAAGACGATCGGCTACGCCACCGTCATCAAGAACGTCGATCCCGGTGCCACGGTCGTCGGGCCGGAGGAATGGGGCTGGTCCGGCTACTTCTACAGCGGTCTCGACCAGCAGTACGGCGCAGCGCACAACTGGCAGCAGCCGTATCCGGACCGGTCTTCCCACGGCAACCAGGACTACCTTCCGTGGTATCTCGACCAGATGCGCAGCGCGTCGGCCTCTGCAGGGCGCCGCCTGCTCGACGTCTTCAGCGTACATTACTATCCGCAGGGCGGGGAGTTCGGCAGCGACACGTCGACGTCGATGCAGCAGCTTCGCAACCGCTCGACGCGATCCTTGTGGGACCCCGCCTACGTCGACCAGTCGTGGATCAGCGACAAGGTCATGCTGATCCCGCGCCTGAAGAATTGGGTTGCGAGTTACTATCCCGGCACCGCGACCGCGATCACCGAATACAACTGGGGCGCCGAGAGCCACATGAACGGCGCGACCACCCAGGCCGACATCCTCGGGATCTTCGGCCGCGAGGGCCTCGACCTTGCGACGCGCTGGACGACACCCGACGCGACCACGCCGGTATTCAAGGCGATGAAGATGTACCGCAACTACGACGGCAACCGCGGCACGTTCGGCGACACGAGCATCGCGGCGACTTCGACGGCCAACGCCGACAACTTGTCGGTGTTCGCGGCGCAGCGCAGCTCCGACCACGCGCTCACGGTGATGATCGTCTCGAAAGTGCTTTCGGGCTCGACTCCGGTGACGGTGAACCTGGCAAACTTCACGCCGCAGGCGAGCGCGAGCTCCTGGCGGCTGGCCTCGGGCACGATTTCGGGTCCGACGACGATCGCCGTCTCCGGCTCCAGCGTGCAGGCGTCGGTGCAGGCCCAGAGCGTGACGCTGCTGGTGCTCGCGGCTTCGTCCACGTCGAACGCGCCGCCGACGGCAGCGATGACAGCGACCCCGACTTCCGGAAACGCGCCGCTGGCGGTTTCGTTCAATGCGAGCGCATCGAGCGACAGCGACGGCAGCATTGCAGCGTACGCGTGGAGCTTCGGCGACGGGTCCACCGCATCGGGCGTGACTGCGTCGCACACGTATACGAGCGCAGGCACATTTACAGCCACGCTCACCGTCACCGACAATCTCGGTGCGACGGGCCACGCGACATCGACGATCAACGTGAGCCCGGACCCGACGGTACTGAATGCGCCGTCCGGCCTTACGGCCACGGCCGCCTCCGGGATCGTCAGGCTCGCCTGGACCGACAACTCTTCGAACGAGAGCGGCTTCTCCATCGAGAGGGCAACGTCCAGCCGTGGTCCTTTCGGTCGCATCGCGCAGGTGGCCGCCAACGTCACGACCTTCCAGCAGAGCGCGTCGCGCGGGACGTACTATTACCGCGTGCAGGCGTACAGCACGGCGACGGGCAAGGTGTCGGCGTACTCCAATACGGCGTCGGTGCGTGTGAAGTAG
- a CDS encoding RidA family protein, which translates to MHPGSRSTDLVRRFRGPVADEIHVLCRPADSAADAATQAESLYRTLLASLESEGAGAADLVTETVFFRRIEDADLLRAAAARVLGGAEGGRCVPSSTMIGQAPLDGAAFELAAVARIPRVGGDATSRLVVRRAACGCPACSAGQSARVLEVGEQTHVHAGGIHGRGASATGRGGSAFDEAFAMFCEGEALLREAGMDFRDVVRTWIQLRDIDRDYEAFNQARREFFASRGVERRPASTGVQGIPDSAAHDFTLGFQAVRAPKPLEAPTMSTPTLNEAWTYGADFSRGLRLADANKVVLQISGTASIDEEGRSVHVGDFRAQAERMLLNIRALLEQQGAGFDDLVSAVTYLKRPQDVGVLREIYAAHGFRGFPGAIVDAPLCRPELLCEAEAVALLPLGREARGS; encoded by the coding sequence ATGCATCCCGGCAGTAGATCCACCGACCTGGTTCGCCGTTTTCGCGGCCCGGTAGCCGACGAGATCCACGTCCTTTGCCGGCCGGCGGACTCCGCGGCCGACGCTGCCACCCAGGCGGAATCGCTGTACCGCACGCTGCTCGCTTCGCTGGAATCGGAAGGAGCGGGCGCTGCGGATCTCGTCACCGAGACGGTGTTCTTTCGCCGCATCGAGGATGCAGACCTGCTGCGCGCGGCTGCGGCGCGCGTACTCGGCGGCGCCGAGGGCGGGCGCTGCGTTCCTTCCTCTACGATGATCGGCCAGGCGCCCCTGGACGGCGCGGCCTTCGAGCTCGCTGCCGTCGCGCGAATCCCGCGCGTTGGCGGCGATGCGACGAGCAGGCTCGTCGTTCGACGGGCGGCCTGCGGCTGCCCGGCCTGCTCGGCAGGCCAGAGTGCAAGGGTGCTCGAGGTCGGGGAGCAGACCCACGTGCACGCCGGCGGCATCCATGGACGCGGCGCAAGCGCCACGGGCCGCGGCGGCAGCGCCTTTGACGAGGCGTTCGCAATGTTCTGCGAAGGAGAGGCCCTGCTGCGCGAGGCGGGAATGGATTTCCGCGACGTCGTGCGCACGTGGATCCAGCTTCGCGACATCGATCGCGACTACGAAGCGTTCAACCAGGCCAGGCGCGAGTTCTTCGCCAGCCGGGGCGTCGAGCGGCGACCGGCGAGCACGGGAGTCCAGGGCATTCCTGATTCCGCTGCGCACGACTTCACGCTCGGGTTCCAGGCCGTGCGCGCGCCAAAGCCGCTCGAGGCGCCGACGATGTCGACACCCACGCTGAACGAAGCGTGGACTTACGGCGCCGATTTTTCGCGCGGGCTTCGCCTGGCCGATGCGAACAAGGTGGTGCTGCAGATCTCGGGCACCGCGAGCATCGACGAGGAAGGGCGCAGCGTCCACGTCGGGGATTTTCGCGCCCAGGCCGAACGGATGCTGCTCAACATCCGCGCGCTGCTCGAGCAGCAGGGCGCCGGTTTCGACGACCTCGTCTCGGCAGTCACGTACCTGAAACGACCGCAGGACGTCGGCGTGTTGCGCGAGATCTATGCGGCGCACGGCTTTCGCGGTTTTCCGGGCGCGATCGTCGATGCACCTCTTTGCCGCCCCGAGCTGCTGTGCGAAGCGGAAGCCGTCGCGCTGCTGCCGCTCGGCCGCGAGGCGCGAGGCTCCTGA
- a CDS encoding acetyl-CoA C-acyltransferase — protein MAGIDPVLIVSAVRTALGGFQGVFRDKSAPQLGAAAIAEAVARSGVAAEEIDEVLMGCVLPAGQGQAPARQAALGAGLARSTGATTINKMCGSGMKAAMLGHDVLVAGSARIVVAGGMESMTNAPYLLPKARAGQRMGHGAIVDHMFLDGLEDAYDKGRLMGTFAEDCAAKYSFSRAQQDAWALRSLERAKRANEDGSFASEIVPVVVADRSGERAIARDEQPFAADPAKIPTLRPAFRKDGTVTAANSSSISDGAAALVLSRESEASRRSLAPLARIVAHATHAQEPGWFTTAPVAAIAKVLDAAGWTASDVDLFEINEAFAVVAMAAVREHRLDPERVNVNGGACALGHPIGASGARILVTLVAALRARGGRRGVASLCIGGGEATAMAVELL, from the coding sequence ATGGCGGGCATCGATCCGGTCCTCATCGTGTCGGCGGTGCGCACGGCACTCGGCGGTTTCCAGGGTGTTTTTCGCGACAAGTCGGCGCCGCAGCTCGGCGCTGCGGCGATCGCGGAAGCGGTCGCGCGCAGCGGAGTCGCCGCCGAAGAAATCGACGAGGTGTTGATGGGCTGCGTGCTGCCGGCAGGGCAGGGGCAGGCACCGGCGCGCCAGGCTGCCCTCGGCGCCGGGCTTGCCAGGTCGACGGGCGCAACGACCATCAACAAGATGTGCGGCTCGGGGATGAAGGCGGCGATGCTCGGCCATGACGTGCTCGTTGCCGGCAGCGCCCGCATCGTCGTTGCCGGCGGCATGGAATCGATGACGAACGCCCCGTACCTGCTGCCGAAAGCCCGCGCCGGCCAGCGCATGGGGCACGGCGCGATCGTCGACCACATGTTCCTCGACGGGCTCGAGGATGCCTACGACAAGGGGCGCCTGATGGGCACCTTCGCCGAGGACTGTGCCGCGAAGTATTCGTTCTCGCGCGCGCAGCAGGATGCCTGGGCACTGCGTTCGCTGGAAAGAGCCAAACGCGCGAACGAGGACGGATCGTTCGCGTCCGAAATCGTTCCGGTCGTCGTGGCCGATCGAAGTGGAGAGCGCGCCATCGCGCGCGACGAGCAGCCGTTTGCGGCCGATCCTGCGAAGATCCCGACCCTGAGGCCGGCATTTCGAAAGGACGGCACGGTAACCGCGGCCAACTCTTCGTCGATCTCGGATGGTGCGGCGGCTCTCGTGCTCTCGCGCGAGAGCGAAGCGTCGCGGCGATCGCTGGCACCGCTCGCGCGCATCGTCGCGCATGCGACGCACGCGCAGGAGCCGGGGTGGTTCACGACGGCGCCGGTTGCCGCGATCGCCAAAGTGCTCGACGCTGCCGGCTGGACTGCAAGCGACGTCGATCTGTTCGAGATCAACGAGGCTTTCGCGGTGGTCGCGATGGCTGCCGTGCGCGAGCATCGCCTCGATCCGGAGCGCGTCAACGTCAACGGCGGTGCCTGCGCGCTCGGGCATCCGATCGGAGCCTCGGGCGCCCGCATCCTCGTGACGCTCGTTGCCGCGCTGCGCGCCCGCGGCGGGCGGCGCGGCGTCGCCTCGCTGTGCATCGGCGGCGGGGAAGCCACCGCGATGGCCGTCGAGCTGCTGTGA
- a CDS encoding right-handed parallel beta-helix repeat-containing protein, whose amino-acid sequence MKKKDQWIATALVAAATIVTMPGFAAAKSIKVGPSETLTTIQAGVDAASNGDTVLVLPGTYHEVAVTGAAVTVNKAIRMKGKSKPDAPVILEGVPGQSDGILVEPVNDTDPMVDGFRIQGFTIQGFHNNGIHLRYCSNFQIQKNTVANNEENGIFPTLSATGTVKRNTSYGSKDSGLWVEASTDVRVLQNDIHDNPTGLEVTVSGSVDMEKNEIHDNTTGVGLYHPNASGLGNQPFAYGPWTLQNNHIHDNNTANSAMGGMAAGLPPGGGVLILGVDDVLITKNDIENNNFYGVSVIDWCTATDGADYDCNHAMPSYDPYPDRDNTEFNTILGNGTMPDMSNPLSAYAADFTYILVDSTGTHHTNRFCGNDYGTYKHPDMTPGATLQCG is encoded by the coding sequence TTGAAGAAAAAGGACCAATGGATCGCCACTGCACTCGTTGCAGCAGCGACAATCGTAACGATGCCCGGGTTTGCGGCCGCCAAGTCGATCAAGGTCGGCCCGAGTGAGACGTTGACCACCATCCAGGCTGGCGTGGACGCGGCGAGCAACGGTGACACCGTCCTCGTGCTGCCCGGCACGTACCACGAAGTTGCGGTGACCGGCGCTGCGGTCACCGTCAACAAGGCGATCCGGATGAAGGGCAAGTCGAAGCCCGACGCGCCGGTCATCCTCGAGGGGGTCCCGGGCCAGAGCGACGGCATCCTCGTCGAGCCCGTCAACGATACGGACCCGATGGTCGACGGGTTCCGCATCCAGGGCTTCACGATCCAGGGCTTCCATAACAACGGAATCCACCTTCGCTACTGCTCGAACTTCCAGATCCAGAAGAACACGGTGGCCAACAACGAGGAGAACGGGATCTTCCCGACCCTCTCGGCCACCGGCACCGTCAAGCGCAACACGTCTTACGGTTCGAAGGACAGCGGCCTGTGGGTGGAGGCGTCCACCGACGTGCGCGTGTTGCAGAACGATATTCACGACAACCCGACGGGTCTCGAAGTGACGGTCTCGGGCAGCGTCGACATGGAAAAGAACGAGATCCACGACAACACGACGGGCGTCGGCCTTTACCATCCGAACGCGTCCGGGCTTGGAAACCAGCCGTTCGCGTACGGTCCGTGGACGCTGCAAAACAACCACATCCACGACAACAACACGGCGAACAGCGCCATGGGCGGTATGGCTGCCGGTCTCCCCCCAGGCGGTGGCGTGCTGATCCTCGGCGTCGACGACGTGCTGATCACGAAGAACGACATCGAGAACAACAACTTCTACGGTGTCAGCGTCATCGACTGGTGCACGGCGACGGACGGCGCCGACTACGATTGCAACCACGCGATGCCGTCGTACGACCCGTACCCGGATCGCGACAACACGGAGTTCAATACGATCCTGGGCAACGGAACGATGCCGGACATGAGCAATCCGCTCTCGGCGTACGCTGCCGATTTCACGTACATCCTGGTCGACTCGACGGGAACGCACCACACCAACCGGTTCTGCGGGAATGACTACGGGACGTACAAGCACCCCGACATGACGCCGGGTGCGACGCTGCAGTGCGGCTGA
- the tilS gene encoding tRNA lysidine(34) synthetase TilS: MNESMQKKLPRVVYRCLERTGRVLDEAGARGEHVLIAVSGGSDSMALLEILALVARERSLTLHVACIDHAMRAEAAAEQELVRQAALRCDASFDLEKIDPGRGDEDTMRRQRRQALGRLAEQRGCRLVFLGHNRDDQIETIVFRFLRGAGLGGLAGMKAVRLPFVRPLLGISRSELRELLAARDVEWAEDASNESLRYARGRLRCTVLPAIEASFGKGALDHLLDVAPLWRADEEFLEREAARLLAYASRRGEAGVELDLETMSGADQALVRRALRSWLKDRTGRATTSRHLLAIEKWLATGPAAGGLDLPLARLSCRAGRICADASRQPENVSRPADPEAVQPCEESSRRR, translated from the coding sequence GTGAACGAATCGATGCAGAAAAAGCTTCCCCGCGTCGTGTACCGCTGCCTCGAGCGCACGGGCCGCGTTCTGGACGAGGCGGGGGCACGGGGCGAGCACGTGCTGATCGCTGTGTCCGGCGGTAGCGACTCGATGGCGCTGCTCGAAATCCTCGCGCTGGTTGCGCGCGAGCGCTCGCTAACGCTGCACGTCGCGTGCATCGACCACGCCATGAGGGCCGAAGCCGCGGCCGAACAGGAGCTGGTGCGACAGGCGGCGCTGCGCTGCGACGCCTCCTTCGACCTCGAAAAGATCGATCCCGGCCGCGGCGACGAGGATACGATGAGGCGACAGCGCCGGCAGGCGCTCGGCCGCCTCGCCGAGCAGCGCGGCTGCCGCCTCGTGTTTCTCGGCCACAATCGCGACGACCAGATCGAGACCATCGTCTTTCGTTTTCTGCGCGGAGCAGGGCTCGGCGGCCTGGCAGGAATGAAGGCCGTGCGCCTTCCATTCGTGCGGCCCCTGCTCGGCATTTCGCGAAGCGAGCTTCGCGAGCTGCTCGCGGCCCGCGACGTCGAGTGGGCAGAGGACGCGAGCAACGAGTCGCTGCGTTACGCCAGGGGCCGCCTTCGATGCACGGTGCTGCCGGCAATCGAGGCGAGCTTCGGCAAAGGAGCGCTCGACCACCTTCTCGACGTTGCGCCGCTGTGGCGGGCCGACGAGGAATTCCTCGAACGCGAAGCCGCGCGCCTGCTCGCTTACGCTTCGCGAAGGGGCGAGGCCGGCGTCGAGCTGGACCTGGAAACGATGTCCGGGGCCGACCAGGCACTGGTCCGGCGCGCGCTGCGGTCGTGGCTGAAAGACCGTACCGGCAGGGCGACCACGAGCCGCCATCTGCTGGCAATCGAGAAGTGGCTGGCCACCGGTCCGGCGGCGGGCGGGCTCGACCTGCCGCTGGCAAGGTTGTCGTGCCGCGCCGGACGCATCTGCGCCGACGCCTCGAGGCAGCCCGAAAACGTGTCCCGCCCTGCAGATCCCGAAGCCGTGCAGCCTTGCGAAGAGTCTTCGCGACGGCGTTGA
- a CDS encoding tetratricopeptide repeat protein, with protein MKRRFLAALLAVACMTAAGCDSNSAAPRGTEPAKPAAQSSAAPPAQGAASAKAASTSDSTAAAPTKEPASAPAAARPAADVPLKITYPQEATLFPPDGVAPTIVWQDGGADRWTVTIRAGDAPAATASVDASRWRPSEDQWRQIKAKSRDKDAEISVARAGGAPSSVSVHFRTSDDPVKDAIFYREVPLPFLTAVQDPSRIRWRFGTVDNEDSPPIVLSNLPVCGNCHSFADNASALGMDVDYGNDKGAYAIMPVSKNMVMNDEKIITWADYKREDGELTFGLLSRMSPDGRYVISTVKDRSVFVAVPDITFSQLFFPIKGILVVYDRQTKKFAALPGADDPQYVQTNAVWSPDGKTLVFARTKAYHDQKIDQQNAALIDEKDVPEFTRDHQPFRYDLFRIPFNDGKGGKAEPIEGAGSNGKSNYFPKFSPDGKWIVFCKSNSYMLLQPDSELYIIPASGGTPRRLRYNTPLMNSWHSWSSNSRWLVFSSKMNTPYTQLFLTHIDADGNDSPPVLLEHFTSSDRAANIPEFVRLPDDGITQIKEQFLDAYSFLRAGMANEHTGDHTGAERSFRRGLAVNPDNAELHNALGWTLFQEGKTPDAVAEYRKALASDPNHVKALDNLALALVEQEQFDDAAANYRKSLELQPKAEIYSDLGFILYRLGKADEAQADYKKALALDAHCASAHFNLAVASVMSGNYADAESHYREALASKANAETYNGLGFALARQGRMDDAVEQYRKAVEADDKYVPAYNNLGDALARQGQLEEAEAAYRKSVGEKPSAAVYNQLGVVLARLGKKDDATRVFRDALALDGGNADAKKNLASLEQKQ; from the coding sequence ATGAAACGGCGTTTCCTTGCTGCGCTGCTGGCCGTCGCGTGCATGACTGCGGCCGGATGCGATTCGAACAGCGCCGCGCCGCGCGGCACCGAACCGGCAAAGCCGGCGGCGCAGAGCTCCGCCGCGCCGCCCGCGCAAGGAGCCGCTTCGGCCAAGGCTGCGAGTACCTCTGATTCGACGGCTGCGGCTCCCACCAAAGAGCCCGCTTCCGCGCCCGCCGCTGCGCGCCCCGCCGCCGATGTCCCGCTGAAGATCACCTACCCGCAGGAAGCGACGCTGTTTCCTCCCGACGGCGTCGCTCCGACGATCGTCTGGCAGGACGGCGGGGCGGACCGCTGGACCGTGACCATTCGTGCCGGCGATGCTCCGGCCGCGACGGCCAGCGTCGACGCCTCGCGCTGGCGACCGTCCGAAGACCAGTGGAGGCAGATCAAGGCGAAGAGCCGCGACAAGGATGCGGAGATTTCCGTCGCGCGCGCCGGTGGAGCGCCTTCGAGCGTCAGCGTGCACTTCCGCACGTCGGACGACCCCGTCAAGGACGCGATCTTCTATCGCGAAGTCCCGCTGCCGTTCCTTACTGCCGTGCAGGATCCGTCGCGGATCCGCTGGCGCTTCGGGACCGTCGACAACGAGGACAGCCCGCCGATCGTGCTCTCGAACCTGCCGGTGTGCGGCAACTGCCACTCGTTTGCCGACAACGCGAGCGCGCTCGGCATGGACGTCGATTACGGCAACGACAAGGGCGCCTACGCGATCATGCCGGTGTCGAAGAACATGGTGATGAACGACGAGAAGATCATCACCTGGGCCGACTACAAGCGCGAGGACGGCGAGCTGACCTTCGGCCTTCTTTCGAGGATGTCGCCCGACGGCCGCTACGTGATCAGCACCGTCAAGGACCGCTCGGTGTTCGTCGCGGTTCCCGACATCACGTTCTCGCAGCTGTTTTTCCCGATCAAGGGAATCCTCGTCGTCTACGACCGCCAGACGAAGAAATTTGCGGCCCTTCCGGGTGCCGACGATCCCCAGTACGTGCAGACGAACGCAGTCTGGAGCCCCGACGGCAAGACCCTCGTCTTCGCGCGCACCAAGGCCTACCACGACCAGAAGATCGACCAGCAGAACGCCGCGCTGATCGACGAGAAGGACGTCCCGGAGTTCACGCGCGACCACCAGCCGTTCCGCTACGACCTCTTCCGGATCCCGTTCAACGACGGCAAGGGCGGCAAGGCCGAGCCGATCGAGGGCGCCGGAAGCAACGGCAAGAGCAACTATTTCCCCAAGTTCTCTCCCGACGGGAAATGGATCGTCTTCTGCAAATCCAACAGCTACATGCTGCTGCAGCCCGACAGCGAGCTGTACATCATCCCGGCTTCGGGCGGCACGCCGCGGCGGCTTCGCTACAACACGCCGCTGATGAACTCCTGGCACAGCTGGTCGTCCAACAGCCGCTGGCTCGTCTTCTCGTCGAAGATGAACACGCCGTACACGCAGCTTTTCCTCACGCACATCGACGCGGACGGCAACGACAGCCCGCCGGTGCTGCTCGAGCACTTCACGTCGTCGGACCGCGCAGCCAACATCCCGGAGTTCGTTCGCCTGCCGGACGACGGCATCACGCAGATCAAGGAGCAGTTCCTCGACGCGTACTCGTTCCTGCGCGCCGGGATGGCCAACGAGCACACCGGCGACCACACCGGCGCCGAGAGGTCGTTTCGCAGGGGGCTTGCCGTCAATCCGGACAATGCCGAGCTTCACAACGCGCTCGGGTGGACGCTGTTCCAGGAAGGCAAGACTCCCGACGCCGTCGCCGAGTACCGCAAGGCGCTGGCCTCCGACCCCAACCACGTCAAGGCCCTGGACAACCTGGCGCTGGCGCTGGTGGAGCAGGAACAGTTCGACGACGCGGCCGCGAACTATCGCAAGTCCCTGGAGCTGCAGCCGAAGGCCGAGATCTACAGCGATCTCGGGTTCATCCTGTACCGGCTCGGCAAGGCGGACGAGGCGCAGGCGGACTACAAGAAAGCCCTGGCGCTGGACGCCCACTGTGCCTCGGCGCACTTCAATCTGGCTGTAGCCAGCGTCATGTCGGGCAACTATGCTGACGCCGAGTCGCACTACCGCGAGGCGCTGGCGAGCAAGGCCAACGCCGAGACCTACAACGGGCTCGGCTTCGCGCTGGCCCGCCAGGGGCGCATGGACGATGCCGTCGAGCAGTACCGAAAGGCCGTAGAGGCCGACGACAAGTACGTGCCGGCGTACAACAACCTCGGCGATGCCCTGGCCAGGCAAGGCCAGCTCGAGGAGGCCGAGGCCGCGTATCGCAAGTCGGTGGGAGAGAAGCCGAGCGCTGCGGTCTACAACCAGCTCGGCGTCGTGCTGGCCAGGCTCGGCAAGAAAGACGACGCGACCCGGGTGTTCCGCGACGCGCTTGCGTTGGACGGCGGCAACGCCGACGCGAAGAAGAACCTGGCCTCGCTAGAACAGAAGCAATAG
- a CDS encoding VIT1/CCC1 transporter family protein has translation MSEPLRPSEPPLERWLDEQASSWVYRIVADEEPEQRRAGLFRALAAASDEQAAIIAAEIPDSQKPLRFRPTPRLRIVAFLVRLLGPRRCRPLLAAVKVRGLSAYDAAPVATGHLMPTTVAEVGGRHRSVGGGNLRAAVFGVNDGLVSNSCLILGVSGASTDPRAVLLTGTAGLLAGAFSMAAGEYVSVRSQRELFEYQIGQERDELALYPEEEAEELALIYAARGVEVDKARELAHVLVRDPKTALDTLAREELGLNPDDLGSPLGAALSSFVSFAAGASLPLLPFVAGLGASALRISIALSSVALFALGAVLSLFSGRGAVAGGLRMLLLGAAAGAATWGIGALLGVGLS, from the coding sequence ATGAGTGAACCGTTGCGGCCTTCGGAGCCGCCGCTGGAGCGATGGCTCGACGAGCAGGCGTCGAGCTGGGTCTATCGCATCGTCGCCGACGAGGAGCCGGAGCAGAGGAGGGCAGGGCTGTTCCGCGCGCTGGCGGCAGCATCGGACGAGCAGGCCGCGATCATCGCGGCCGAGATACCGGATTCGCAGAAGCCGCTTCGCTTCCGGCCGACGCCGCGCCTGCGCATCGTCGCATTCCTCGTACGACTTCTCGGGCCGCGGCGCTGCCGGCCTCTGCTCGCGGCGGTGAAGGTGCGAGGGCTGTCGGCGTACGATGCGGCGCCGGTGGCCACCGGTCACCTGATGCCGACGACCGTTGCCGAAGTCGGCGGGCGCCATCGCAGCGTCGGCGGCGGCAATCTTCGCGCGGCAGTGTTCGGCGTCAACGACGGGCTCGTGTCGAACTCGTGCCTCATCCTCGGGGTCTCGGGAGCTTCGACCGACCCGCGCGCAGTGTTGCTCACCGGCACGGCCGGGCTGCTCGCCGGCGCGTTCTCGATGGCGGCGGGCGAATACGTCTCGGTGCGCTCCCAGCGCGAGCTGTTCGAGTACCAGATCGGCCAGGAGCGCGACGAGCTTGCGCTCTATCCCGAGGAGGAGGCCGAGGAGCTTGCGCTGATCTACGCGGCGCGCGGCGTCGAGGTCGACAAGGCGCGCGAGCTTGCGCACGTGCTCGTCCGCGATCCGAAGACGGCGCTGGACACGCTGGCTCGCGAAGAGCTCGGGCTCAACCCCGACGACCTCGGCTCTCCGCTGGGCGCCGCGCTTTCTTCGTTCGTGTCGTTTGCGGCAGGTGCGTCCCTGCCGCTGCTGCCGTTCGTTGCAGGGCTCGGCGCTTCTGCGCTGCGGATCTCGATCGCGCTGTCGTCGGTGGCGCTGTTCGCGCTCGGCGCCGTGCTCAGCCTGTTCTCCGGGCGCGGCGCAGTGGCGGGGGGCCTGCGGATGCTCCTTCTCGGAGCAGCGGCGGGTGCCGCGACGTGGGGGATCGGCGCCCTGCTGGGGGTCGGCTTATCCTGA